A window of the Alloyangia pacifica genome harbors these coding sequences:
- a CDS encoding ABC transporter ATP-binding protein codes for MSQPEIQIEGLEVFFGAGHERTRVVHGIDLNVARGESYGLVGESGSGKSTVLRALVGLVPDWLGTMSVGGESLSRLGRSKAFYRTVQMVFQDPYASLHPRQTVDRVLSETLALHGIKDRVDARIDKLLEQVGLGGGFRFRYPHQLSGGQRQRVAIARALAPEPKVLLLDEPTSALDVSVQAEILNLLSDLRSEFGLTYLMVSHDLGVIGHMCDRVAVMQTGEIVETLEVEAMRRLQAEHPYTRHLLDSALRSSGHAGMAEAERSAI; via the coding sequence ATGAGCCAGCCAGAGATCCAGATCGAGGGGCTCGAGGTCTTCTTCGGTGCCGGTCACGAGCGAACCCGCGTGGTGCATGGGATCGACCTGAACGTCGCGCGGGGCGAGAGCTACGGGCTCGTCGGCGAGTCCGGTTCGGGCAAGTCGACGGTGCTGCGCGCACTGGTCGGGCTGGTGCCGGACTGGCTGGGGACGATGAGCGTCGGCGGCGAGAGCCTGTCCCGCTTGGGCCGCTCGAAGGCGTTCTACCGCACGGTTCAGATGGTGTTTCAGGATCCCTATGCCTCGCTGCATCCGCGCCAGACCGTGGACCGCGTGCTGAGCGAGACGCTGGCGCTGCACGGCATCAAGGACCGGGTGGATGCGCGCATCGACAAGCTGCTGGAACAGGTGGGGCTCGGCGGCGGCTTTCGCTTCCGCTACCCGCACCAGCTTTCGGGCGGGCAGCGGCAGCGGGTGGCGATTGCCCGGGCGCTGGCGCCCGAGCCCAAGGTGCTGCTGCTCGACGAGCCGACCTCGGCGCTCGACGTGTCGGTGCAGGCCGAGATCCTCAACCTGCTGTCAGATCTGCGGTCCGAGTTCGGCCTGACCTACCTGATGGTCAGCCACGATCTCGGCGTCATCGGCCACATGTGCGACCGCGTGGCGGTGATGCAGACCGGCGAGATCGTCGAGACGCTGGAGGTGGAGGCGATGCGCAGGCTGCAGGCCGAGCACCCCTATACCCGCCACCTGCTGGACAGTGCGCTGCGCTCCTCGGGCCACGCGGGCATGGCCGAGGCAGAGCGCTCGGCGATCTGA
- a CDS encoding ABC transporter ATP-binding protein, which yields MSNLLDIENLSVRFPTRSGTFEAVRGISLSLGKERLGIVGESGSGKSMTGRAILGLIRKPGQVTADRLEMLGEDLLTASPKRMRAIRGKHISMIMQDPKYSLNPVMTVGDQIIEALRTHEKVNKAEAYKRALEMLEAVAIREPERVMKLYPHEVSGGMGQRIMIAMMLIPNPEILIADEPTSALDVSVQLQVLEIMDKLVRERGMGLIFISHDLNLVAGFCDRVAVMYAGRIVEVCEAGKLHEAKHPYTLGLLNSVPDLERPRPRLEALARDPDWREAPSVSAML from the coding sequence ATGAGCAATCTTCTGGATATCGAGAACCTCTCGGTGCGCTTTCCCACGCGCTCCGGCACCTTCGAGGCGGTGCGGGGGATTTCCCTGTCTCTGGGCAAGGAGCGTCTGGGGATCGTCGGCGAGTCCGGTTCGGGCAAGTCGATGACCGGCCGGGCGATCCTTGGCCTCATCCGCAAGCCGGGGCAGGTGACCGCGGACCGGCTGGAGATGCTGGGCGAAGACCTTCTCACCGCCTCGCCGAAGCGGATGCGGGCGATCCGGGGCAAGCATATCTCGATGATCATGCAGGATCCCAAGTACTCGCTGAACCCGGTGATGACGGTGGGCGACCAGATCATCGAGGCGCTGCGCACCCATGAGAAGGTGAACAAGGCCGAGGCCTACAAGCGCGCGCTCGAGATGCTCGAGGCCGTGGCGATCCGCGAGCCGGAGCGGGTGATGAAGCTCTACCCGCATGAGGTTTCGGGCGGCATGGGCCAGCGCATCATGATCGCCATGATGCTGATCCCCAACCCCGAGATCCTGATCGCCGACGAGCCCACCTCGGCGCTCGACGTGTCGGTGCAGCTGCAGGTGCTCGAGATCATGGACAAGCTGGTGCGCGAGCGCGGCATGGGGCTGATCTTCATCAGCCACGATCTCAACCTCGTGGCCGGGTTCTGCGACCGGGTGGCGGTGATGTATGCCGGGCGGATCGTCGAGGTCTGCGAGGCGGGCAAGCTGCACGAGGCGAAACACCCCTACACGCTGGGACTGCTCAATTCGGTCCCCGATCTCGAACGCCCGCGGCCGCGGCTGGAGGCGCTTGCGCGCGATCCGGACTGGCGCGAGGCCCCTTCCGTGAGTGCGATGCTATGA
- a CDS encoding RidA family protein encodes MTITRIEPGARMSQAVVHNGIVYLAGQVGEGADVTAQCKDALASVDRLLAEAGSDKSRLLTTTIWLADMADFAAMNAVWDAWVDPANPPARATGEAKLATPDYFVEFIVTATVG; translated from the coding sequence ATGACCATCACCCGCATCGAACCCGGCGCCCGCATGAGCCAGGCCGTCGTGCACAACGGCATCGTCTACCTCGCCGGCCAGGTCGGCGAAGGCGCGGATGTCACCGCCCAGTGCAAGGACGCGCTCGCCTCGGTCGACCGGCTGCTGGCCGAGGCCGGCTCGGACAAGTCGCGCCTGCTGACCACCACGATCTGGCTGGCCGACATGGCCGATTTCGCCGCGATGAACGCCGTCTGGGACGCCTGGGTCGATCCCGCGAACCCGCCGGCCCGCGCCACCGGCGAAGCCAAGCTCGCGACCCCCGACTATTTCGTCGAATTCATCGTGACCGCCACCGTCGGCTGA
- the hydA gene encoding dihydropyrimidinase produces the protein MQFDTVIHGGLIATADYTAKGDIGIRDGRIAAVAEKLEGGDRRIDAGGRIVVPGGIEAHAHIAQESSSGVMTADDYLSGSISAAYGGNSSFIPFAAQQRGQSVDDVIATYDARAARSVIDYSYHLIISDPKPEVLEDQLPRAFARGITSFKVFMTYDLMNLGDGGMLDILTVARAHGAITMVHAENNDMVKWMNRKLAAKGLTAPKYHAISRPELAEEEAINRAIQLAKLVDAPLFIVHVSTQGGAEIVRREKFNGAKLFAETCPQYLALTRTDLDRPDMEGAKYICSPPLRDAQTQSALWHHIAQGTFESVSSDHAPYRFDETGKFLNGSDIPYPKIANGMPGIAARLPYLFSEGVVKGRITLEQFVALSSTNAAKTFGCDRKGRIAPGMDADIAIWNPEARVTVTAADQHDNMDYTPFEGMEIIGKPELVMNRGAVIVEHGELKAQEGQGRFVARQPVDLRGKPGVTAKEFDPAQNFGAELR, from the coding sequence ATGCAATTCGACACGGTGATCCACGGCGGCCTGATCGCGACCGCCGATTACACGGCGAAGGGGGACATCGGCATCCGCGACGGGCGCATCGCCGCGGTGGCCGAAAAGCTCGAGGGCGGCGACCGCCGCATCGACGCGGGCGGGCGCATCGTCGTGCCCGGCGGCATCGAGGCCCACGCCCATATCGCGCAGGAAAGCTCCTCCGGGGTGATGACCGCCGACGACTACCTCTCGGGCTCGATCTCGGCGGCCTATGGCGGCAACTCCTCGTTCATCCCCTTCGCGGCGCAGCAGCGCGGCCAGTCGGTCGACGACGTCATCGCCACCTACGACGCCCGCGCCGCGCGCTCGGTCATCGACTATTCCTACCACCTCATCATCTCCGACCCGAAGCCCGAGGTGCTCGAGGACCAGCTGCCCCGCGCCTTTGCCCGCGGCATAACCAGCTTCAAGGTCTTCATGACCTATGACCTGATGAACCTCGGCGACGGCGGCATGCTCGACATCCTCACTGTCGCGCGCGCGCATGGCGCGATCACCATGGTCCATGCCGAGAACAACGACATGGTCAAATGGATGAACCGCAAGCTTGCGGCCAAGGGGCTCACGGCACCGAAATACCACGCCATCTCGCGCCCCGAGCTGGCCGAGGAAGAGGCGATCAACCGCGCCATCCAGCTGGCCAAGCTGGTCGACGCGCCGCTCTTCATCGTGCACGTCTCGACGCAAGGCGGGGCCGAGATCGTGCGGCGGGAAAAATTCAACGGCGCCAAGCTCTTTGCCGAAACCTGCCCGCAGTACCTCGCGCTCACCCGGACCGATCTCGACCGGCCCGACATGGAAGGCGCGAAATACATCTGCTCGCCGCCGCTGCGTGACGCGCAGACGCAAAGCGCGCTCTGGCACCACATCGCGCAGGGCACCTTCGAGAGCGTCAGCTCGGATCACGCGCCCTACCGTTTCGACGAGACCGGCAAGTTCCTGAACGGGTCCGACATTCCCTATCCCAAGATCGCCAACGGCATGCCCGGCATCGCCGCGCGCCTGCCCTATCTCTTCTCCGAAGGCGTGGTGAAGGGGCGGATCACCCTCGAGCAGTTCGTGGCGCTCTCGTCCACCAACGCCGCCAAGACCTTCGGATGCGACCGCAAGGGCCGTATCGCGCCCGGCATGGACGCCGATATCGCCATCTGGAACCCCGAGGCACGGGTGACCGTCACCGCGGCGGACCAGCACGACAACATGGACTATACGCCGTTTGAAGGCATGGAGATCATCGGCAAGCCCGAGCTCGTGATGAACCGCGGCGCGGTGATCGTCGAGCATGGCGAGCTGAAGGCGCAGGAAGGCCAGGGCCGCTTCGTCGCGCGCCAGCCGGTCGACCTGCGCGGCAAGCCCGGCGTCACCGCCAAGGAGTTCGATCCGGCGCAGAACTTCGGCGCGGAGCTGCGCTGA
- a CDS encoding ABC transporter substrate-binding protein has protein sequence MTRHTPSRTMRIGAALLTAALLSSTALTAQAETPPNMLVIAQRIDDVKTMDPAESFEFTGSDISRNVYENLVDFDPMDLDAGFQPALAESWEVSEDGTQITFAMADGHVFASGNPVTAKDAEFSLRRAVLLNKTPSFILTQFGFTPENVEETIVAPDEKTLVLKLDKAYAVSFVLNCLAATIGGIVDMETVMANEQDGDMGNAWLRDNTAGSGPYKLASWKPDESYTLDLNPEYTGDAPAMKRVIVQHIQESATQRLQLERGDVDIARNLSPEDVAGLEGVDSVKVVDELRGRLMYWSANQKNEYLSNPKVLEAMKFATDYTGMQDSFLKGQYINHQAFLPKTFMGAVDDLPYSFDVEKAKALLEEAGYPDGFDITINVRDAQDRIDIGQSLQNTWGQIGINVEMIVGTGAQTLDTYRAREHDIYLGAWGPDYPDPNTNAGTFAYNPDNSDEAGATGLLAWRNAWDLPKMSEETLAAVVEQDSEKRAEMYRELQREFMKTSPFGIMFQQIEQNAMQDGVQHFVAGGATTAVSYWVVTK, from the coding sequence ATGACCCGACATACCCCGTCGCGGACCATGCGCATCGGTGCAGCACTGCTGACCGCCGCGCTGCTGTCCAGCACCGCGCTGACCGCGCAGGCCGAGACGCCGCCGAACATGCTGGTGATCGCGCAGCGCATCGACGACGTAAAGACCATGGACCCGGCCGAGAGCTTCGAGTTCACCGGCTCCGACATCAGCCGCAACGTCTACGAGAACCTGGTCGACTTCGACCCGATGGATCTCGACGCCGGCTTCCAGCCCGCGCTGGCGGAAAGCTGGGAAGTGTCCGAGGATGGCACCCAGATCACCTTCGCCATGGCAGATGGCCATGTCTTCGCCTCGGGCAACCCGGTGACGGCGAAGGACGCCGAGTTCTCGCTGCGCCGCGCGGTGCTGCTGAACAAGACCCCGTCCTTCATCCTGACCCAGTTCGGCTTCACGCCGGAAAACGTCGAAGAAACCATCGTCGCGCCCGACGAGAAGACCCTCGTGCTGAAGCTCGACAAGGCCTATGCCGTGTCCTTCGTGCTGAACTGCCTTGCGGCGACCATCGGCGGCATTGTCGACATGGAAACCGTCATGGCCAACGAGCAGGACGGCGACATGGGCAACGCCTGGCTGCGTGACAACACCGCCGGGTCCGGCCCCTACAAGCTGGCGTCCTGGAAGCCCGACGAGAGCTACACGCTGGATCTGAACCCCGAGTACACCGGCGACGCGCCCGCGATGAAGCGCGTGATCGTGCAGCACATCCAGGAAAGCGCAACCCAGCGTCTGCAGCTCGAGCGCGGTGACGTCGACATCGCCCGCAACCTCTCGCCCGAGGATGTGGCTGGTCTCGAAGGCGTCGACAGCGTCAAGGTGGTCGACGAGCTGCGCGGCCGCCTGATGTATTGGTCCGCCAACCAGAAGAACGAGTACCTGTCGAACCCGAAGGTGCTCGAGGCGATGAAGTTCGCCACCGATTACACCGGCATGCAGGACAGCTTCCTGAAGGGCCAGTACATCAACCACCAGGCCTTCCTGCCGAAGACGTTCATGGGCGCGGTCGATGATCTGCCCTACAGCTTCGACGTGGAGAAGGCCAAGGCGCTGCTCGAAGAGGCGGGCTACCCGGATGGCTTCGACATCACCATCAACGTGCGTGATGCGCAGGACCGGATCGACATCGGCCAGTCGCTGCAGAACACCTGGGGCCAGATCGGCATCAACGTCGAGATGATCGTGGGCACCGGCGCGCAGACGCTGGACACCTACCGCGCCCGCGAGCACGACATCTATCTGGGTGCCTGGGGCCCGGACTATCCCGACCCCAACACCAACGCCGGCACCTTCGCCTACAACCCCGACAACTCGGATGAAGCCGGCGCGACCGGCCTGCTGGCCTGGCGCAACGCCTGGGATCTGCCGAAGATGAGCGAAGAGACCCTCGCGGCCGTGGTCGAGCAGGACAGCGAGAAGCGCGCGGAGATGTACCGCGAGCTGCAGCGCGAGTTCATGAAGACCAGCCCCTTCGGCATCATGTTCCAGCAGATCGAGCAGAACGCGATGCAGGACGGCGTCCAGCACTTCGTGGCGGGTGGCGCAACCACCGCGGTCTCTTACTGGGTCGTGACGAAGTAA
- a CDS encoding aspartate/glutamate racemase family protein: MGPILIINPNSATSVTQGIRDAIAHLAPAHGPAFEVTDLPASPATIMTAEDVARAGLGFAEAAQARPDAAAYVSACFSDPGVELTRTLVKQPVIGVQEAGILTAMARADLFGIIALAPGSVARHRVKIRAMGVESRLAAELALPGVSAEASGRDPEVYGMCVTLGRELADKGAGAVVLGCAGMAPIRARLERDIGIAVIDPVQAAAAMALGLVGAPE, from the coding sequence ATGGGTCCGATCCTGATCATCAACCCCAACTCCGCCACCAGCGTCACGCAGGGCATCCGCGACGCCATCGCCCATCTCGCCCCGGCCCATGGCCCGGCCTTCGAGGTCACCGATCTGCCCGCCTCGCCGGCGACGATCATGACCGCCGAGGACGTCGCCCGCGCCGGGCTCGGCTTTGCCGAGGCGGCGCAGGCGCGGCCCGATGCCGCCGCCTATGTCTCGGCCTGCTTCTCCGATCCGGGCGTGGAGCTGACCCGCACGCTGGTCAAGCAGCCGGTGATCGGCGTGCAGGAGGCGGGCATTCTTACCGCCATGGCCCGCGCCGATCTCTTCGGGATCATCGCGCTGGCCCCCGGCTCGGTCGCCCGTCATCGGGTGAAGATCCGCGCCATGGGCGTCGAAAGCCGCCTTGCCGCCGAACTGGCCCTGCCCGGCGTCTCGGCCGAGGCCTCGGGCCGCGACCCGGAGGTCTATGGCATGTGCGTGACCCTTGGGCGCGAGTTGGCCGATAAGGGCGCGGGCGCGGTGGTTCTGGGCTGCGCCGGCATGGCGCCGATCCGGGCACGGCTCGAGCGCGACATCGGCATCGCGGTGATCGATCCGGTGCAGGCCGCCGCCGCCATGGCGCTGGGACTGGTCGGAGCCCCCGAATGA
- a CDS encoding ABC transporter permease: MKKFVSLAFTVAITLLGLLFVTFMIGRVMPIDPVLAVIGERASQAQYDQVFQELGLDQPLIVQFGIYVRDVLQGDFGTSIRTGKPVAEDIARVFPATLELATLGTLLGVVLGVPLGVLAAVYRGSWIDQISRLIGLVGYSMPIFWLGLMGLLIFYGILGWVAGPGRLGVFYEGLVPTRTGLLLVDAIIAGDWDVFKDALSHIILPACLLGYFSLAYISRMTRSFMLEQLNSEYVITARVKGLSEWHVVWRHAFRNIAIQLITVIALAYANLLEGSVLTEIIFAWPGIGSYITTSLLANDMASVLGGTVVIGTIFVCINIFSDLLYRFFDPRAK; encoded by the coding sequence CTGAAGAAATTCGTCAGCCTTGCCTTCACCGTGGCGATCACCCTTCTGGGCCTGCTCTTCGTCACCTTCATGATCGGCCGCGTGATGCCGATCGATCCCGTGCTCGCGGTCATCGGCGAGCGCGCCTCGCAGGCGCAATACGACCAGGTCTTCCAGGAGCTCGGCCTCGACCAGCCGCTGATCGTGCAGTTCGGCATCTATGTCAGGGACGTGCTGCAGGGCGATTTCGGCACCTCGATCCGCACCGGCAAGCCGGTGGCCGAGGACATTGCGCGCGTCTTTCCCGCCACGCTGGAACTCGCCACGCTGGGCACGCTTCTAGGCGTCGTCCTCGGCGTTCCGCTGGGCGTTCTCGCCGCGGTCTACCGCGGCAGCTGGATCGACCAGATCTCGCGGCTGATCGGCCTTGTCGGCTATTCCATGCCGATCTTCTGGCTCGGCCTCATGGGCCTGCTGATCTTCTACGGCATCCTTGGCTGGGTGGCCGGGCCGGGGCGGCTCGGAGTTTTCTACGAGGGGCTGGTGCCGACGCGCACGGGCCTGCTGCTGGTCGACGCGATCATCGCCGGCGACTGGGACGTGTTCAAGGACGCGCTGTCGCACATCATCCTGCCTGCCTGCCTGCTGGGCTATTTCAGCCTGGCCTACATCAGCCGGATGACCCGCAGTTTCATGCTCGAGCAGCTGAACTCGGAATATGTCATCACCGCGCGGGTGAAGGGGCTGAGCGAATGGCACGTGGTCTGGCGCCATGCCTTCCGCAACATCGCCATCCAGCTCATCACGGTGATCGCGCTGGCCTATGCCAACCTGCTCGAAGGCTCGGTGCTGACCGAGATCATCTTCGCCTGGCCCGGCATCGGCAGCTACATCACCACCTCGCTTCTGGCCAATGACATGGCCTCGGTCCTTGGGGGCACCGTCGTGATCGGAACGATCTTCGTGTGCATCAACATCTTCTCGGACCTTCTCTACCGCTTCTTCGATCCGAGGGCCAAATGA
- a CDS encoding glycosyltransferase family 2 protein: MSAPAVSVVLPAYNREASIAAAIQSVLRQSWRDFELIVVDDGSTDATLARARAMSDPRLRVIASPRNAGPSAARNRGLAEARGDWIAFQDSDDEWLPEKLERQMRRLRDRGMGDIAAYCGMLISSAPGQEAAARLAPRYVPGPELARVEGDLSEALLARSLISTQTLMARRAVLTRIGGFDTTLSALEDWDCALRLSDHGSFAFVDAPLVIQTFSANSLTRELQLWAAARRRILDKHEARFARHPEQMAQQWRTLAGALRRLGQRDAAREAIARAIGARPGDPALRGLSVLLRLQRLSQGQSQRA; encoded by the coding sequence ATGAGCGCCCCCGCCGTCTCGGTGGTGCTGCCCGCCTACAACCGCGAGGCCAGCATCGCCGCCGCCATCCAGAGCGTCCTGCGCCAGAGCTGGCGCGATTTCGAGCTGATCGTCGTCGATGACGGCTCGACCGACGCCACGCTGGCCCGCGCCCGCGCAATGTCCGACCCGCGTTTGCGCGTCATCGCCAGCCCGCGCAACGCCGGCCCCTCTGCGGCGCGCAACCGCGGCCTTGCCGAGGCGCGGGGCGATTGGATCGCCTTCCAGGACAGCGACGACGAGTGGCTGCCCGAAAAACTCGAACGCCAGATGCGCCGGCTGCGCGACCGCGGCATGGGCGATATCGCCGCCTATTGCGGCATGCTGATCTCCTCCGCCCCCGGGCAGGAGGCGGCGGCGCGCCTTGCCCCGCGCTACGTCCCCGGCCCCGAGCTTGCGCGGGTCGAGGGCGATCTCTCCGAAGCTTTGCTCGCGCGCAGCCTCATCAGCACGCAGACCCTGATGGCGCGGCGCGCCGTCCTGACCCGGATCGGCGGCTTCGACACGACCCTCTCGGCGCTCGAGGACTGGGACTGCGCGCTGCGCCTGTCGGACCATGGCAGCTTCGCCTTCGTTGACGCACCGCTGGTGATCCAGACGTTTTCGGCCAACAGCCTCACCCGCGAACTGCAGCTCTGGGCCGCCGCACGGCGCCGCATCCTCGACAAGCACGAGGCCCGCTTCGCCCGCCATCCCGAGCAGATGGCGCAGCAATGGCGCACCTTGGCCGGGGCCCTGCGCCGCCTCGGCCAGCGCGACGCGGCGCGCGAGGCGATCGCCCGCGCCATCGGCGCGCGGCCCGGCGATCCGGCGCTGCGCGGCCTGTCGGTGCTGCTTCGCCTGCAGCGCCTGAGCCAGGGTCAGAGCCAGCGTGCCTGA
- a CDS encoding glycosyltransferase family 2 protein, which translates to MSNPALSIVIPLYNRAALIGACLACLPERPEIEVIVVDDGSRDGSAAAAQAAISARRAEGWIRLLRQPNAGPGAARNRGAAAARAEWIAFLDCDDVWAPDALPLLLQAVRAAGPAAMIFQQTADCPEGASPALPRVPRRRTRRFENALFAVAALPQFRFASCNLLIRRDLFEQLGGFTTAVRCSEDSDLLLRASGAGPVLCLTGDWIVAHRIGAADSLSADAPRVAEGYHFMRAQDAQGCYGPPDPLRRAFLARAAVYTIRIAFAQGHLRLAYGLWRREWRLIGRGQRHWRWRLPLTPVLSLLRPASYPMRWTLRRSG; encoded by the coding sequence ATGAGCAACCCCGCGCTCTCCATCGTCATCCCGCTCTACAACCGCGCCGCGCTGATCGGCGCCTGTCTGGCCTGTCTGCCCGAGCGGCCCGAGATCGAGGTCATCGTCGTCGACGACGGGTCGCGCGACGGCTCTGCCGCAGCCGCGCAGGCGGCGATCTCCGCGCGCCGGGCCGAAGGCTGGATCCGCCTGCTGCGGCAGCCCAACGCCGGCCCCGGCGCGGCCCGCAACCGCGGCGCCGCGGCGGCGCGGGCCGAGTGGATCGCCTTTCTCGACTGCGATGACGTCTGGGCGCCGGATGCCCTGCCGCTGCTGCTGCAGGCGGTGCGGGCGGCGGGACCGGCGGCGATGATCTTCCAGCAGACGGCGGACTGTCCCGAGGGGGCCAGCCCCGCCCTGCCCCGCGTCCCCCGGCGCCGGACCCGGCGTTTCGAGAACGCCCTCTTCGCCGTTGCCGCCCTGCCGCAATTCCGCTTCGCGTCTTGCAACCTGCTGATCCGGCGCGATCTCTTCGAGCAGCTCGGCGGCTTCACCACCGCGGTGCGTTGCAGCGAGGACAGCGATCTGCTGCTCCGCGCCAGCGGGGCGGGCCCGGTGCTCTGCCTCACCGGCGACTGGATCGTCGCCCATCGCATCGGGGCGGCGGACAGTCTCAGCGCCGACGCGCCGCGCGTGGCCGAAGGCTACCACTTCATGCGCGCACAGGATGCTCAGGGGTGCTACGGTCCGCCCGATCCCCTGCGCCGCGCCTTTCTCGCCCGCGCCGCCGTCTACACCATCCGCATCGCCTTCGCCCAAGGGCACCTGCGCCTTGCCTATGGCCTTTGGCGCCGCGAGTGGCGGCTGATCGGTCGTGGCCAGCGGCACTGGCGCTGGCGTCTGCCGCTGACCCCGGTCCTGTCACTGCTGCGCCCCGCCAGCTACCCGATGCGCTGGACCCTGAGGAGGAGCGGATGA
- a CDS encoding ABC transporter permease yields the protein MTSHTPIDAKPGLKAWLLRDTPQSRGQARAAAWYQGWLKLTSNKLTSLGLIVLVLLVLAALFAPMLATDNPFVQDLGARLKPPGWEGHIFGTDSLGRDIYSRLLYGARISLYIVLLVALVAPLLGLIIGTTAGYFGGWVDTVLMRVTDIFLAFPRLILALAFVAALGAGIENAVLAISLTAWPPYARIARAETLTIRNSDYIHAVRLQGAGPVRIITKHIWPLCISSLVIRVTLDMAGIILTAAGLGFLGLGAQPPSPEWGAMISEGRKYILDYWWVATIPGLAIFAISLAFNLIGDGLRDVLDPKESGK from the coding sequence ATGACCTCGCACACACCTATCGACGCCAAGCCGGGCCTGAAGGCCTGGCTGCTGAGAGACACGCCGCAGTCCCGCGGGCAGGCGCGCGCCGCCGCCTGGTACCAGGGCTGGCTGAAACTGACCTCCAACAAGCTGACCTCGCTCGGCCTCATCGTGCTGGTGCTGCTGGTGCTGGCGGCGCTCTTCGCGCCGATGCTGGCCACCGACAATCCCTTCGTTCAGGACCTCGGCGCGCGGCTCAAGCCGCCGGGCTGGGAGGGGCATATCTTCGGCACCGACAGCCTTGGCCGCGACATCTATTCGCGGCTGCTCTACGGCGCGCGGATCTCGCTCTATATCGTGCTGCTGGTGGCGCTGGTGGCGCCTTTGCTGGGGCTCATCATCGGCACCACCGCGGGCTATTTCGGCGGCTGGGTCGACACGGTGCTGATGCGCGTCACCGACATCTTCCTCGCCTTCCCGCGGCTCATTCTCGCGCTGGCCTTCGTGGCGGCGCTGGGGGCGGGGATCGAGAACGCGGTGCTGGCGATCTCGCTGACCGCCTGGCCGCCCTATGCGCGGATCGCCCGGGCCGAGACGCTGACCATCCGCAACTCGGACTACATCCACGCCGTCCGCCTGCAGGGCGCGGGGCCGGTCCGGATCATCACCAAGCACATCTGGCCGCTGTGCATCTCGTCGCTGGTGATCCGGGTGACGCTCGACATGGCGGGGATCATCCTCACCGCGGCGGGTCTCGGCTTCCTCGGTCTCGGGGCGCAGCCGCCGAGCCCGGAATGGGGCGCGATGATCTCGGAGGGGCGCAAGTACATCCTCGACTACTGGTGGGTCGCCACCATCCCCGGTCTCGCCATCTTCGCCATCTCGCTCGCCTTCAACCTGATCGGCGACGGTCTGCGCGACGTGCTCGACCCGAAGGAGAGCGGCAAATGA
- a CDS encoding LysR family transcriptional regulator — MTTEPGLPDVSLRLLEIFAAMMRCATTVEAAEQLRISQPAVSAGLRQLETQLGLTLFERTGRRLQPTAEAKALYEEIRPVFALMRGFSQRARDMKLGMAGRLKVIATPPLGYSVAPVALRRFLEARPDVSVAFDVRRLEQVKDAVQSGQADIGLAIDHDRQTTVNVDVLQRAHMVALVPKGSPLAAKPHLTALDLQAEPLVGLEMGSNLGQLVRKAYEQVGATYAPRIEVRYCATATALAAQHLGVTVVDPYSATTHATEALVCKPFLPACEVKAVMYTRRGVPYSGLLHSFMSDLRAAFADSDLLIAEPPRG; from the coding sequence ATGACCACCGAGCCGGGCCTTCCGGACGTCTCGCTGCGGCTCTTGGAGATCTTCGCGGCGATGATGCGCTGCGCCACCACTGTCGAGGCCGCCGAGCAGCTGCGCATCTCGCAGCCGGCGGTCTCGGCGGGGCTGCGACAGCTGGAAACCCAGCTCGGGCTCACCCTCTTCGAGCGCACCGGGCGAAGGTTGCAGCCCACGGCCGAGGCAAAGGCGCTCTACGAGGAAATCCGCCCGGTCTTCGCGCTGATGCGCGGTTTCTCGCAGCGGGCGCGCGACATGAAGCTCGGCATGGCCGGGCGGCTCAAGGTGATCGCCACGCCGCCGCTCGGCTACTCGGTGGCCCCTGTCGCCCTGCGCCGATTTCTCGAGGCGCGGCCTGACGTCTCGGTCGCCTTCGACGTGCGGCGGCTGGAACAGGTCAAGGACGCGGTGCAAAGCGGGCAGGCCGACATCGGCCTTGCCATCGACCACGACCGACAGACCACGGTGAACGTCGACGTGCTGCAGCGCGCCCATATGGTGGCCCTGGTGCCGAAGGGCAGCCCGCTCGCCGCCAAGCCCCATCTCACCGCGCTCGACCTGCAGGCCGAGCCGCTGGTCGGGCTGGAAATGGGCTCGAACCTCGGGCAGCTGGTGCGCAAGGCCTACGAGCAGGTCGGCGCCACCTACGCCCCGCGCATCGAGGTGCGCTATTGCGCCACCGCCACGGCGCTGGCGGCGCAGCACCTCGGGGTGACCGTCGTCGACCCCTATTCCGCCACCACCCATGCCACCGAGGCGCTGGTCTGCAAGCCCTTCCTGCCCGCCTGCGAGGTCAAGGCGGTGATGTACACCCGCCGGGGCGTGCCCTATTCGGGGCTGCTGCACAGCTTCATGTCGGACCTGCGCGCCGCCTTCGCCGACAGCGACCTGCTGATCGCGGAGCCGCCCCGGGGTTGA